The Chroicocephalus ridibundus unplaced genomic scaffold, bChrRid1.1 SCAFFOLD_26, whole genome shotgun sequence genomic sequence gagGTGTTCTGCCCCGCGGCGAggtctccttcccccccgccccgcctccatttccccccagccccatggcgagCTCGCCTGCCCCACAGCAAGCTTCCCCACCCCACGGCAGGGACCCTGGGCATCCCACCCTGCGGGGGGGCTCCTCTGCCGCATGGCAAAGTCTCACCCCTATGGCAAGCTTTTCCCACCCCGTGCCAAAGCCTCCTGCCCCACCGTGAGCCCTCTGGTGAGGTCTCCTGCCCTGCCTGAGCGTCCCCATCTGCCCCGCAGCAGCCTCATCTGCCCCACGGCAAGCTTCTCCATCTTGTGGCGAGGTCTCCCACCCCACCATGAGCCCCACAGCGAGGTCTTCTGCCCCACAGCGACCTGGTCTGCCCCACAGAAAGCTTTTCCACCCTGTGGCGAGGTCTCCCATCCCACCATAAGCCCCATGGTGATGTCTTCTGTCCTTCGTCCTCCCCCGCCTGATGAGCTCATCCACCCCATGGCAACTTCCGTCAGCCCCACGGCACGCTTTTCCACCCTGTGGCAAAGTCTGTGAGCCATAACAAGCTGTTCTGTCCCACAGCAAACTCATCTACACCCCAGGAAGGTTTCCTGCCCCACAGTGAAGTCTGCTGCCCCATGGAGGACCCTGTGATCCGCATACCCCCCTACCACTATGTCCATGTGCTGGACCTCAACAGCAATGTCACCCGTGTGGAGGTTGGGCCCCACACCTACATCAGGCAGGATCACGAGAGgtgggtgctatggggcaggggggcacctATGAGTTGGGGGGGTCCGGTTCCCACCTCTGGCAGGACCACAAAGAGTGGATGCTATGGGCCAGGTGGGGATCTGTGGGATGATGGGTCCTACCCCTGTGTCTGGTAGGACTACAAGATGTGGGTGCTacggggcagggggtggattTCCATGGCTATGGGGCAGTCTAGACTTACAGGTGTGTGGGGTCTCTGTAGGGCTGTGGGGGATGTTTGGGGGGCTCTGTAGGGTCATGAGGGGCTTGAGGGGATCCGTAGGACTGTTGGCGCCCTTTAGGGctgtgggggatgctggggggctctTTAGGACTATGGGGACTCTATGGTCCCTGGGGAGCATTGGGGTTGTATAGGGCTGTGGGCAGTGTTTGGGGGCTCCGTAGGGCTGTAGGGGCTCTATAGGGTCATGGGGAATCCATCATGCTGTAGAGGGCCATAGGGGGGCTCTGGGGCTCTATAGGACTGGGGGACTTGGGCTCTATAGAGCTTTATAGGGCTTTGGAGGATCGAGGGGCTGGTGGGTTCTGTAGGGCCCTGGGGGCTCTATAGGGCTGAGGGGACCAACGAGGGGCTGCCAGCAGGGTGGTGTTCGTGCCCAGGCGCATGGTGATGGTGCTCCGCTGGCACTACTGCGTGGTGCTCAATCCCATGGCGCGGGGCCCCACTGGGGCCGTGGTGATCAATGGAGCGGGACAGGCCTGTCTGTGGCATGCTGACCTCGATATCCACCTGGCCCAGGAGCCCTTCCCCCTATACCCTGGCGAGGAGATCAAACAGGTACCTGTAGCCCCTAtagcagccccagggctccccacaGCTTCTGTAGCCCCTCCGTGGTCCCCTATAGGCTCCATAACCTCGCTGTAACACCGCCGTAGCCTTCCATGGCCCCCCATAGCCCGTGTAGCTCCTCTGATCTGTCTGTCGTCTTTCAGAGCTCCTATAGCCCATATACCTCCTGGTGCCCTCCCCATAGCTCCTATAGTTTCCTCATTGCCCCCCCATTGCTCCTGTAACCTCCCCCCAtggccccctatagcccccagcatctcatccctctccctgctctgaaCCCATGTACCTCTCCCCAGGTTGTCCCTGGAGCGTTCTCTGTTTCTCCatccccaggctgtcccccacatcccccgcAGCGAAAAACCTGTCTCCCAGTCCCCAGGGTTtcaccccccatgtcccccactgtcacccctgtgcccccTTACCCTCGCAACCCTGTcatgacccccatgtccccacatcccccatggtGACCCCCCAGATgcatccccacgtcccctgctGTGACTCCCCCGTGGCCCCCATGTCTCCTACCGTGCCACCTGTGTCCTCAGAGTGTCCCCAGGGCATCTTCCAAAGTGCCCCACGCACCTTTGTCCCCATGTCTGCCATACCTCTGCTGTGACACCTGTGTCCCCAGGGGATTCTCCCTCAACcccgtgtctgtgtgtccccaggacATCACCCCACTGCAGATGGTGCTGGCTGACACTGCCCTGCGCCTGCGGGCCCTGCTTGACTTCACGGACGAGGACGGGAAGAAGTTCTTGGCAGGAGACGAGTGGCTCTTCGAGGGTCCCAGTGAGCACAGGGGGGATATTCCcttttggggacacctgggggacCCATGGGCTGATGGTGCCACCTTCCCACAGACACCTACATCCCCCGTAAGGAGGTAGAGGTGGCCGAGACTCTGCAGGCCACTGTCATTGGGCACAACCAGGCCATCCACCTGCGAGCACGCAAGGAGTGCCTCGACCGCAACGGCACCCGCCACATCACAGGTAGCACCTGGTGACAGCCTGGTGGCCTCCTGGGTTCAGCCCTTGCTCAGTGGCCTTGGTGTCAGCTGGCATGATATCACCCTGTACCATTGGTGCTACCCCTGGGCACCCATGGCACCCCTCTGTTGCCTGAAGGCACCCCTGGCGTAccctgggacacccccaccccataCCCCTGGGACCCTTTTCTCACCCTCCAACACCTCTCGTACCCCTCTGTcaccctccagcacccatgggagctcGATATCATCTAGCAGCACCCCTGGGGCTTCCAGcaaccccatcccatctcctggcacccccagcacccccttcctACCCCACAGCATTCCCCGgagccctgtcccatccctcagTGCTCCTGGGATCCCCAATATTCCCAACCCACCCCCCATAAacctgctcccaccccacagcatccctgggatccctagtgcccccatcccacccccccataaacctccatcccaccccacagcacccccaggaTCCCtatgggacccccccacacacatcccTGGGATCCCCAGCTCACCCATCTCATCCCCCATAAATGCCATCCGGCCCTGCAGCGCCCCTGGTACCCCATCttatcccccagcacccacaggactCTCAGAACCGCCAGAACCTCCAGGTCCCAGCACCCTTAGCATCCTCCCATCCCACCCTTcggaccccccagcaccctcagggcTGCCATCCCACCCGTAGGACCCCTTGCCCCCAGCGCCCCTAAGGACACTTGAGATCCATAGGACCCTCAGCACCCCTAGGACCTCCGTGGCACCCCGTGCTGCCTGTTCCCCAGCACCCTCATGacccacatcccaccccagcacccctgggatTCCCGGTCCCCtgcctccccaagccccccagtgtcctcagctcccccagcacccatcaccctgCTCCCAGGTGAGGAGTGGCTGGTGAAGCAGGTGGGTGCCTACCTGCCCGGTGTCTATGAGGAGGTAGTGGATGTTGTGGACGCCTACATCCTCACCCGACAAGGTACCGGGCATCCTAACCCTCGCCTCCTGGGTGCCCACGGGTGATGAGGCCCCtctgggctgggtttgggggtcctgtgcacccatgggtgacagGAGCCCTCCAGGATGGGTGAAGGGTCCCATCACCCCCTGATCCACCATGACCCTGACCCcttgcacccatgggtgacaAGGACCCTCCAGTGGGACCTGGGGATCCCTCCAAGCCACTGTGTTCCCGTGGCCCCTGTGCCCATGAGTGATGAGGATTCTCCAGGAGGTCCCATCCCCTTCACCCATGGTGTCCCTGTTCCTCCTGCCTCAGTGGATGATgaaaagcctccagccctcctgcagcccaCCATGACCCCTTTGctgctgcacccatgggtgatgAAGACCCCCTGGGATAGGTTTGGGGGTCCTGTGCCCCCTCCACCCGCCGGGGGATAAGGATGCCCAGGATGGGCATATGAGTTCTGCTGCACTCATGGGTGACAAGGACCCTCCAGGGGGTTGTGCTCTCtccacccaccccatccctgtccccctgcatgCACAGGCGATGAGGTCCCTCAGGATTAGGTTTGGGGGTCCCATCACCCCGTCTCCCTGCACCTCTGGGTGACAAGGCCAGTTGGGGCCACCTTTGGGTGTCCCATCACTCACCATCTCCCCCTGTGTTCCctccctgcagaaagccctgCACCTGCGGGCAACGTGGACCTTTGAGGATGAAGAAGGTCGGGTGCGGCGCACaggggaggagtggctggtgaCCCAGGCGGAGAGCAAGGCCTACATCCCAGAGGTGTTTGAGGAGGTGGTGGCGGAGGTGGCGGTGACAACGCTGGGCCCCCGGCAGTACTGCATGGTGCTCGACCCCATGGGGCCCaatgggcagccccagctgggccagcagcttgTTGTCAAGGTGGGCACACAAGGGTGGcccctggggacctgcagctGGTCCCAAGGGACCTAATGTAGGGTCCCATAGGTATCAAAGGTGGTCCTGAGGGGCTTAAGATATACGATGTACCACTACTGTGTCACCGGGGAACCCTAAGGTGCCCCGAGGTACCCAAATGTGGCTCCCAGGACCTGAGAGTGGCTCTAAGGGACACCTGGATGGCTCTGATGGAACCTTCTCTATGCCTAGGTGTCCTCAAAAGTCTCAAAGGTGGCTCCAAGGGACTCCAATGTACCCCTGAGGTGTCCCTAAAAGTTCTTAGGGCATCCCTGAGGGATCCTAACGTACCCTTGAGGGCCCCAGTGACCACAGGTGGCCCTGGTGTACCCAAATGCATCCCCAAAGGTCGCAAAGGTGGTCTTAAGGTACCCTAAAACACCTATGTGAGCCCTGATGTCTTGCTGAGGGACCCTAAGCTTCCATAGGAACCCATGGGTGGACACCAGGAACCAGAAGAAGCTGGCCCTGACATACCCCCAAAGGTCTTGAAGGTGGCCCACAGGGACCCTAAGACATCCCTGAGGGACTGTAATGCActcatgtccctgccctgtgtgCTGCCATGACCTGATGTCCTTCTCCCCTGTGCCACCGTGTGCCTGTGCTCTTACTTCATGTTCcactgtgtccccatgtccccacaggtTTGCCAcatctctgtcctgctggtgacatgtccctgtgtccccagggggaGAAGTCCTTCTTTCTGCAGCCGGGCGAATGGCTCCAGGCTGGCATCCAGGATGTCTACGTGCTCTCTGAGGATGAGGGGCTGCTGCTCCAAGCGCTGCAGACCATCAAGGACACCAATGCGGTGGCCCAGGGGACACCTGGGGTTTCAGGATCCCCTGGGAGAAACTAGGGGGGGAGGCCCAGTGAGCCTGGGATGACTGGGGCAACCAGAAGTGGTTGGGGGACAACGGGGATGACGGGAGGGGGATGGGACCCAGGAGTGATTGGGGGTCATTGGGGACAGTTAGGGCACCTGGGGACAGTTAGGGTACATGAAGGACTCCTGGAGGATTATGGAGGCCCCAGAGGGCACCTGTGGGGACTCCTGTcctcatccctgtgtccccaagccAGGTGGGTAGCAGAGGGCCACGGGGGGAGTCCCTCCCACACAGGGAGGGTGTCCCTGTCACCATGTCTTCAGGCCAGCCGGTGGCAGAGGGCCATGGGGGAATGTctatgtccccgtgtccccatccagGGGGTGGCGGGGTCTCTGCATCCCCAGGCTGGTCACTGATGCTATCCCTGCGTTCttaggaggggaaggaggtgacaCAGCAGGCAGGTGACCGCTGGCTGGCCTGGGGGCCCCTCGAGTACCTGCCACCGGCTGAGGTGACCGTGCTGGAGCGCCGCTGGGCTGTGGCCCTTGCTGACAACGAGGGCATCTACGTGCGTGACATCCGCACTGGCAAGGTGCCCGCTCTGGCTCCTTGTACGTCCCCTGCAGCTCCTTGTAGCCCCCGATAGCGCCCCCCTGGCCTTTGTGGCTTCCTGTAGCTCCTTTACagccacctcggtggctccccGTAGCCCtgttcctgctccctgcagctccctagAGCTCCCCAGAGACTCGTGGAGCTCCCCATGGTCCTCTGCAGCTCTCTATAGACCCCCTATAGCACCTCGTAGACCCCCATCATCCTCCATAGCCCCCCTacagctcctccacagccccccatagaccCCGGGAGCTCCCCCCTAACCCCTAGAGCTGCCGAATCCCACTGTAGCCCCTTGTAGCTTCCCGTAAGCCACATAGCTCCCCATGGTCCCCCATAAGTCCCCATTAACACCTACAGCCCACCATAACCATGCAACCCCCCCCTTAGCCCCCCATACCCTTCCCCATGCCCCCAGTTCCCATACCAGTATTCCACATCCCTGCCAGTGCTCCCCATACcccgtcccagtgctcccagaccGCTCCCGGTGCTCTCAGTAACTGTATACCCCATCCCGGTATCCACTCGCTGCCTCCCACCACTCCCAGTATTCCATGTatgccatcccagtgcccccaaacACAGTCCCAGTCTCCCAGCCTCCTTCTCAGTGCCCCCAGATGCACCCCCCCACTTcatcccagtcttcccagtacCCCATATacctgctcccagtgcctccaaaCCCCATCCCAATgtgcccccagtacccccccaccACATCCCAGTGCTCCTGGTATCCCTTACACCCTCTCCCAGTGCCTCCGCACACCCTCCATAacccctcccagtatcccccacaCCCCTTCCCGGTACTCCTGAACCCCATCCAAGTGCTCCTGTTGCCCCCCAAGCCACCCAGACACCCCCTTCCAGTGCCCCCAAGCCCTCCAGCGGCTGTCAGAGCCTGGCAGCACCCTGAGGTGGCTCTGGCTGCGGGTGCGGGTGGTGATGGGCCAGACCTACATGCTGACGGAGTCCGAGGAGCTGTGGGAGAAGGAGCTGCCCCCTGGGGTGGAGGCGCTGCTGGCCGCAGCCCATGGAGACATCCGCGGCACGGACATTGGGGTCCAGTCTTCCTCCAGCCCGGATGCTGGGGTCCCCCAACGTGACTGCACCCGCGCCATCACCTACCAGGTGCCCCACAATGCTGCCATGCAGGTCTACGACTACCGGGAGCGGCGGGTACAGTGAGCACCTGTGGTTCTGGGTGCGGGGGAGGAGGGACGTTGGCAGGGCATGGAGGATGTAGTGGATGTACGGGGGGCGTGGGAGgaggacgtggggatggaggggacaccgaggagggtgctgggcaccCAGGTGCAGGTGATGTTGCTGTGACCCCTGTGCCATGGTGTGTCCTTGGCGTGTGACCAGTGTCTTTGGCATGTCTGTGGCCGGCTGATGCTGGGCCCAGCACAGgcggtgctgagccccagggagCAGCTGACGGTGTGGGGACTGGTGCGTCCTTGGCATGTGACCCATGTCCTTCACGTGTTTTTGGCATGTTGCAGAGTGGTGCTGGGTATAGAGTTGGTCGTGTAGGGCCCTGGAAAGCAAGTGACGGTGCAGGGACTCTTGTGTCATGGTATATCCTTGGCTTCAGTACAAGTCACACTGGGGATCCCAGGCTCCAGAGACCAGGGGGAGAGTCTGGAGCAAAGAAGATGTACCCTTGGTACATCTACACCTAAACAAATGTATAGGTCCATGAGCCCTAATGGGATGTAACTAcaagtgctgaaggagctggctgatgtcattaaGAGGACACTCGATAATCTTTGATCAATCATGGCAACTGGGACAAGTGTCCAAAGATGGACACTTGCCCATGACGGGGGTGGGGGCTGCCACAGAGGCGTCAGGCCGGATCCGGGAGCCCACGTGAGCCTCTGGCTCCTCTCCCACGTGGTTTCCCTTGCTCCGCTCTCCCCAGTccttgctctgctctccccagtcACTGCCCCACGGACCCCCCACGACCCCATGggctggctgcaggtgctgcgcTTGTTAGGAAGGGGTTCAACAAGCAGGTGGGACGGACAGCGCTGGTGACACCTAGGGCACGGCGTGACCAACCAGCAGGCGTGGTGGGCCCTTTTGGTCCATTTTTCCACTACTTGTTCTTCCCCAAATCCTCTGGATTCTTCCTTTGGATCCTCTGCGAAACATCTTGCGTGATGCCAAGACGTTTATCCCCAGCATCCCTCGAGGTGTCCCATGGGTGTGCTGGCCCTAACTCACCATGACAGGTTTCTACCTGCACCGTGGGGCTGAGGCCCTTCCCAGGACAGGAGCCTGGGTGGGCTGCACCTTCCTTTGGGTTCctgctgctgtgcccttgcctctgccctcctctgggcttgtgAAGATGCGTGGGCCCATGAGTCCTGTGGTGGGACACAAAGATGCCGTGGGGTagattttggggaagggaagggtccTCCACCTGCCGTTCTCCGTTGAGGGTGTGCAGAGGTTTTATCACACCAGCTGACACCCCCCCGCAACTTCCAGGTGTAacttccagcctctctcctcccaggtacacctcccaccagaccaggctgctccaagccccgtccaacctggccttgaacccctccagggatggggtggccacagcttctctgggcaacctgggccaggggctcaccgccctcacagcaaagaatttctgcctcagatctcatctaaatctcccctctttcagtttaaaacccttccccctcgtcccatggctcccctctctgatccagagtccctccccagctttcctggagcccctttagggacaggaagaggctggaaggtctccccggagccttctcttcaccagactgaacccccccagctctctcagcctgtcctcgcagcagaggggctccagccctcccagcatctccggggcctcatctggccccgctccaacagctccatgtccttctgatgctgGTGTCCTGCagtggggtctcccccgagcggagcagaggggcagaatcccccccctcgccctgctgcccacgctgctctggatgcagcccaggatgcggggggCTTTCCAGGATACCAGCGCACGGTGCCAGCAcatggccagcttttcaccccccagcacccccaagcccttctcctcagggctgctctccatctctccctccccagcctgtgctgagacTGCAGCTTGCCCTGACCCGGGTGCAGGACAGGACCCTccacttggcctggttgagcctcatgaggttcacactgACTTCTTGAgcgtgtccaggtccctctgaacgGCATCCCGCCCCTCTGGCAAATCACCTGTGCCATTCAGCCTGGTATCACCTGCCACAAGACGACGTGTGGCGTCCTCCAGGCAGCCAGCCCTGACCTGCAAGAGATGCAGGTGGGCATGGCTGCATCGCGCTTGGGGTCGGCATGTGCGTCACCAGGGTTGTCTACAGCACCTAGGTGTAAGCTGGACTATCGGTCAGTCTCCTCAGTGCCCATGATTGCATATGCCCGTCTATCTAAATAGATGCAATAACTATTCAAATAGGTAAAGAATCAGCAGACCATAAAGGGCACTCTTTGAGGCAGAGCTCTGAAGAGACATTGTGAGTCCTTCAAGAGGCCAGGACAATACGAATatggcagcctgggacaggcaaGGCTGCCACAGCTTCACAGCCTCAATGTCCATCCAGCAGTGAGGCTTAGACGTGTTGTATGGGGTTCACCTGGGGAGGTCTGGATGGGGGGCGCTGCAGGGGTGGCCCCGGacagaagagaccaggggctgcccacACATCAGGTGGAGCCGGTTCCAGATGGctccaaaacaaaccccccaccaggacacacagccaggcacagagcCAGGAGACCCAGGAATCCCGGCTACCCCATTGCCCCCGAGCCACATGGGATCCCCGCCCCCATGCAGGCTCttgctgcagccaccagccccgCCCAGCCATCTCCCAAGAGGTTTCAGAGCTCCTGGGGCTTGGCTCAGGGCTAACGAGCCCTATGCCAACAGCCATGAAATAGCTCCTGAAGACCTTCACAGTGAAGACGCTCCCATCAAGAGCAAGAACACACTCCTGCAAGCACAAGAATGtcccctttaaaggtaagggaagtaggAGGAGCAAGACACCCCCTTGGcttaactgtgagcttctgagtctgctcaaaaccaaaagagaagcgttccagagatggaaaagtggacAAATGCCCATTGAGAACTACAAGGGTGTTGCCAGGgcgtgcagagatgcagttagaaaagcaaaaagctcagctcaaattgaaagtggccagagatgtcaaaaactacaagaaagggttcttcgggTACACGAACAACAagctgaaatggaaggaaaatattgtCCCGCTGTTAAACAgcagaggtgaattagtcaccaacactggaaaggcagaggttctcagcaCTTTCACCTTGGTGTGAACTTgggccttgggaacaacaattCGGGTTGatgcaaacccaaacccaccgccagtgaaggaagagttggtggGTGAACtgttacaggagcttgacccctgcCAATGGATGGGCCCTGACAACATCCATCCAAGGGTGtgaagagagctggctgatgttgCTGTGAGGTCGCTCTCCATAATCcttgagaagttgtggagactgggggacatcccagaagactggatgAAGGCTAATGTCTTCTACaggaagggcttaaaggaggatccaggaagtTATAgaccatcagtcttacttcagtccctcagaaagttatggaatgaatgCTCCTGGGGGTGaccacaagtcaaatgaagcacgtgattgggaaaagccaccacagattcaccaagggcaaatcgtgcttgacaaaccCGATCACCTTCCACAACAAAGTGACCTGCTCGGTTGATGTGGCGtgagcggtggacattgtctgcctggatttctccaaggctttcaacacggttccctgcagcctcctcccagagAAACTGATGCGTTACGGTGGTGGTCAATAGTTCCTTCTCGAACTGGCAATCTGTCACAAGTgaggtcccccagggatc encodes the following:
- the LOC134509734 gene encoding major vault protein-like, whose amino-acid sequence is MEAPANSSTPQEGFLPHSEVCCPMEDPVIRIPPYHYVHVLDLNSNVTRVEVGPHTYIRQDHERVVFVPRRMVMVLRWHYCVVLNPMARGPTGAVVINGAGQACLWHADLDIHLAQEPFPLYPGEEIKQDITPLQMVLADTALRLRALLDFTDEDGKKFLAGDEWLFEGPNTYIPRKEVEVAETLQATVIGHNQAIHLRARKECLDRNGTRHITGEEWLVKQVGAYLPGVYEEVVDVVDAYILTRQALHLRATWTFEDEEGRVRRTGEEWLVTQAESKAYIPEVFEEVVAEVAVTTLGPRQYCMVLDPMGPNGQPQLGQQLVVKGEKSFFLQPGEWLQAGIQDVYVLSEDEGLLLQALQTIKDTNAVAQGTPGVSGSPGRN